The following are encoded in a window of Paraburkholderia hospita genomic DNA:
- the leuD gene encoding 3-isopropylmalate dehydratase small subunit has product MDSLKYLDSVAVPIAEINCDTDQILPARFLQKPRSDDFGQFLFRALRFDHDGAERPDFVLNKTPYRQSRIVVANHNFGCGSSREHAVWALYDYGIRAVIAPGFGDIFFINCLKNGLLPIVLPEAVVLPLLDTLSTSPGSRIAIDLPAQTATLPDSSAHVFEMEPFAKECLLRGMDEIDYTLSHQDRIDAFERNHARAY; this is encoded by the coding sequence ATGGACAGCCTGAAATACCTTGACTCCGTCGCGGTGCCAATTGCCGAAATCAACTGCGATACCGACCAGATACTGCCAGCACGCTTCCTCCAGAAACCTCGTTCCGACGATTTCGGCCAATTTCTGTTCCGTGCACTGCGCTTCGACCACGATGGTGCGGAGCGACCGGACTTTGTGCTCAACAAGACGCCTTACAGGCAGTCTCGCATCGTCGTAGCCAACCACAATTTCGGTTGCGGTTCTTCGCGAGAGCACGCCGTCTGGGCGCTGTATGACTACGGTATCCGGGCGGTGATTGCGCCAGGCTTCGGCGATATCTTTTTCATCAACTGCCTGAAAAACGGGCTGCTGCCCATCGTATTGCCAGAGGCCGTGGTTTTGCCGCTGCTGGACACTTTGTCGACCAGTCCGGGCAGTCGCATTGCCATCGACCTGCCCGCACAGACCGCGACGTTGCCCGACAGCTCGGCCCATGTCTTCGAGATGGAGCCGTTCGCGAAAGAGTGTCTGCTGCGAGGGATGGACGAGATCGACTACACGCTGTCGCATCAGGATCGCATCGACGCGTTCGAGCGCAACCATGCCCGAGCGTATTGA
- a CDS encoding SDR family NAD(P)-dependent oxidoreductase, with amino-acid sequence MQTNAINLNDRIAVVTGGAQGIGLEVGRRLLASGARLVIWDINAAGLERARIELGHSDIHVERVDIADYASVEAAVSGTLKVAGRIDILINNAAVVGPNATLAEYPIDVWKQVIDIDVNGTFHCCRAVVPVMVGQNYGRIVNLASVAGKEGNPNAAAYSSAKAAVIAMTKSLGKELASHDIAVNCVTPAVARTPGAMEQSPEHIRYMLGKIPRGRFLELNEAAAMIAWLVSEENSFTTASVFDLSGGRATY; translated from the coding sequence TTGCAGACCAACGCAATAAATCTGAACGACCGCATCGCTGTTGTGACCGGCGGCGCGCAAGGCATCGGCCTGGAGGTCGGCCGCCGGCTGCTGGCCTCCGGCGCGCGCCTCGTGATCTGGGATATCAATGCCGCAGGCCTGGAGCGGGCCCGTATAGAACTGGGACATTCCGATATTCACGTCGAACGTGTTGATATCGCCGACTATGCCAGCGTCGAAGCTGCTGTATCGGGTACGCTGAAGGTCGCCGGACGCATCGATATCCTGATCAATAACGCGGCGGTCGTTGGCCCAAATGCGACCTTGGCCGAGTATCCCATCGACGTCTGGAAGCAGGTGATCGACATCGACGTCAACGGCACTTTCCACTGCTGCCGCGCTGTGGTACCCGTGATGGTCGGGCAGAACTACGGTCGCATCGTTAATCTGGCTTCCGTCGCCGGCAAGGAAGGTAACCCCAACGCCGCAGCGTACAGTTCAGCCAAGGCTGCTGTCATTGCCATGACCAAGTCGCTCGGAAAGGAACTGGCGAGCCACGATATCGCGGTCAACTGCGTCACGCCCGCAGTGGCTCGTACGCCCGGCGCGATGGAACAATCGCCCGAGCATATCCGCTACATGCTGGGCAAGATTCCGCGTGGCCGTTTCCTCGAACTCAATGAAGCAGCCGCAATGATCGCCTGGCTTGTCAGTGAAGAGAATTCATTTACCACAGCCTCGGTTTTTGATCTGTCTGGTGGCCGGGCTACCTATTGA
- the leuB gene encoding 3-isopropylmalate dehydrogenase produces MKIAVMPGDGIGTEVVAQAVKVLRVVAPHAETQEASIGEAGIQAHGVPLPEPTLELARKADAILFGSVGVADEADIPRERRPGTGLLQLREALTLYANFRPAYMFPELIGASTLRPEVVDGLDLVIVRELNGDAYFGQPRGFETNQAGERVGFNTMRYSESEVERVARAAFESARRRSRKLCSVDKANVLEASQLWREVVTRVGRDYPDVELTHLFVDAAAMMLMRRPKQFDVIVTGNLFGDILSDAAAMLTGSIGMLPSASLGYNRKGLYEPVHGSAPDIAGKDIANPLAAILSLAMMLRESFEMEDAATRVEQAVRAVLGAGYRTADIHQEGTQSVGTRDMGDAVVEALRKQAA; encoded by the coding sequence ATGAAGATTGCAGTCATGCCGGGTGACGGTATCGGCACAGAGGTGGTGGCGCAGGCGGTCAAGGTGCTACGGGTCGTGGCGCCTCATGCCGAGACTCAGGAGGCGTCCATCGGCGAGGCAGGCATTCAGGCCCATGGAGTGCCACTTCCCGAACCCACTCTGGAGTTGGCTCGCAAGGCCGATGCGATCCTGTTCGGCTCGGTGGGTGTGGCCGACGAGGCCGATATCCCGCGTGAACGTCGTCCCGGCACGGGATTACTGCAGTTGCGCGAAGCGCTGACCCTGTATGCCAACTTCCGGCCGGCCTATATGTTCCCGGAACTGATCGGCGCTTCGACCTTGCGGCCAGAGGTGGTCGATGGGCTGGATCTCGTAATCGTGCGTGAATTAAATGGCGACGCCTATTTCGGTCAACCGCGTGGGTTCGAAACCAACCAGGCCGGGGAGCGCGTGGGTTTCAACACAATGCGGTATTCGGAATCAGAGGTCGAGCGGGTTGCCCGTGCTGCCTTCGAAAGCGCCCGACGCCGCAGCCGCAAGTTGTGCTCAGTGGACAAGGCGAATGTGCTCGAGGCAAGCCAGTTATGGCGCGAAGTTGTCACGCGCGTCGGGCGCGATTACCCGGATGTCGAACTGACCCATCTCTTTGTGGATGCCGCCGCCATGATGCTCATGCGTCGACCCAAGCAGTTCGACGTGATCGTCACGGGCAATCTGTTTGGAGACATTCTCTCGGATGCTGCGGCGATGTTGACCGGTTCAATCGGCATGCTGCCTTCAGCATCGCTGGGCTATAACCGCAAGGGCTTGTACGAGCCTGTGCACGGCTCGGCGCCGGACATTGCAGGCAAGGATATCGCCAATCCGCTCGCCGCGATCCTGTCGCTTGCGATGATGCTGCGCGAGAGCTTCGAGATGGAAGATGCCGCGACCCGCGTTGAGCAGGCCGTGCGTGCAGTGCTAGGCGCCGGCTATCGAACTGCCGACATCCATCAGGAAGGCACGCAATCCGTGGGTACCCGAGACATGGGCGATGCGGTGGTCGAGGCACTGCGCAAGCAGGCGGCGTAA
- a CDS encoding IclR family transcriptional regulator domain-containing protein, which produces MASVSIGIGTRLPAYCAASGRVLMMHRTDAQIRQYLESIDIKPFSAKTIPDRAQILSQFQQTRNERHSVIDEEYEIGLRSIAVPVMNVRNQLNCALTVSVHSSRMTPTQMVDEILPALESGARTLSSMV; this is translated from the coding sequence ATCGCGTCGGTGTCGATCGGCATCGGCACGCGGCTACCCGCCTACTGCGCGGCTTCCGGCCGCGTGCTGATGATGCACCGTACCGATGCTCAGATCCGGCAGTATCTCGAGAGCATCGACATCAAGCCGTTCAGCGCGAAGACGATTCCCGATCGTGCGCAAATCCTTTCGCAGTTTCAACAGACACGCAACGAACGGCATTCGGTAATTGATGAGGAGTATGAGATTGGATTGCGTTCGATCGCAGTTCCGGTTATGAACGTGCGAAATCAGCTGAACTGTGCGCTAACGGTAAGTGTGCATTCGAGCCGGATGACGCCGACGCAAATGGTCGACGAGATATTGCCTGCGCTAGAAAGCGGGGCGCGCACACTATCGTCGATGGTTTGA
- a CDS encoding SMP-30/gluconolactonase/LRE family protein, which yields MENCVQILAEGLKFPEGPVAMADGSIVLVEIERETISRVTPDGTVSVLKEVGGGPNGLALGPDGAFYICNNGGFLFRTVAGLNRTKPGVHPLYTSGRIERFDPHTGDLKALYDHCGEYPLCGPNDIVFDHDGGFYFTDFGKNRLRERDHAGLYYGRADGSMIVEVAYPLTTANGVGLSPDDSVVYVAETETARLWAFDLEVPGRARKHPYPSPHGGRLICGLPGYQRFDSLAVDAEGNICVATLVTGCITVVAPSGEVLRQVTVPDGMVTNICFGGADMKTAYLTLSGTGRLGTLAWPQAGLRLAYS from the coding sequence ATGGAGAACTGCGTCCAAATCCTGGCGGAAGGGTTGAAGTTTCCCGAAGGGCCGGTGGCGATGGCCGATGGCTCAATCGTCCTGGTCGAAATCGAGCGCGAGACCATCAGTCGCGTGACGCCGGACGGCACGGTCAGTGTATTGAAGGAGGTGGGTGGCGGGCCCAACGGGTTGGCCTTGGGGCCGGATGGAGCTTTCTACATCTGCAATAACGGAGGTTTCCTGTTCCGTACCGTTGCCGGTCTGAATCGCACCAAACCAGGCGTGCACCCGCTTTATACCAGCGGGCGCATCGAGCGTTTCGACCCACACACGGGGGACCTGAAGGCTTTGTACGACCACTGTGGTGAATACCCGCTATGCGGTCCCAACGACATCGTCTTTGACCACGACGGCGGCTTCTACTTCACCGACTTCGGCAAGAACCGGTTGCGCGAGCGTGATCATGCAGGTCTCTATTACGGGCGAGCCGACGGATCAATGATCGTTGAAGTAGCCTATCCGCTCACGACGGCCAACGGGGTTGGCCTGTCGCCAGACGATAGTGTTGTGTATGTGGCGGAGACCGAGACCGCGCGCTTATGGGCATTCGATCTTGAGGTGCCAGGCCGGGCGCGCAAGCATCCTTATCCGTCCCCGCACGGCGGTCGCCTGATTTGCGGGCTACCGGGCTACCAACGCTTTGATAGCCTGGCCGTGGACGCAGAGGGAAATATCTGCGTAGCCACGCTGGTCACGGGTTGCATCACGGTGGTTGCGCCCTCTGGTGAGGTACTGCGCCAGGTGACGGTACCAGATGGCATGGTGACCAACATCTGTTTTGGTGGTGCCGACATGAAGACTGCTTACCTTACGCTCTCAGGCACGGGGCGCCTGGGGACCTTAGCCTGGCCGCAAGCGGGATTGAGACTGGCTTATTCCTGA
- a CDS encoding fumarylacetoacetate hydrolase family protein: MKLLRYGPHGGEKPGLLDTDGNVRDLSGHVADISGDVLLPDSLARLKALDVTSLPRVGGNPRLGPCVGGTRKFICIGLNYSDHAAETGAAIPPEPIVFMKATSAIVGPNDAIEIPRNALKTDWEVELGVVIGKTAKYVSESDAMDHVAGYCVINDVSERAFQAERQGQWTKGKSADTFGPTGPWLVTSDEVHNPQALPMWLEVNGHRYQNGNTATMIYGVRYLVAYLSQFMSLQPGDIISTGTPPGVGLGQKPPVYLKPGDVVTLGIEGLGQQRQNVLQG; encoded by the coding sequence ATGAAGCTGTTACGCTACGGTCCGCACGGCGGGGAGAAGCCGGGCCTGCTCGACACCGATGGAAACGTGCGGGACTTGTCGGGCCATGTGGCCGACATCTCCGGCGACGTTCTGCTGCCCGACAGTTTGGCCCGCCTGAAAGCGCTCGACGTCACTTCGCTGCCGCGCGTGGGAGGCAATCCACGCCTGGGCCCGTGCGTCGGCGGTACGCGAAAATTCATCTGCATCGGGCTGAACTACTCCGACCATGCCGCCGAGACAGGCGCCGCGATACCGCCGGAGCCCATCGTTTTTATGAAGGCTACCAGCGCGATCGTAGGTCCGAACGATGCCATTGAGATCCCGCGCAACGCTCTCAAGACGGACTGGGAGGTCGAACTGGGTGTCGTCATCGGCAAGACCGCAAAGTACGTGAGCGAGAGCGATGCTATGGATCATGTGGCCGGCTACTGCGTGATCAATGACGTTTCTGAGCGCGCGTTTCAGGCAGAGCGTCAGGGGCAATGGACCAAGGGCAAGTCGGCCGACACCTTCGGTCCGACGGGCCCGTGGCTAGTGACTTCAGACGAAGTGCATAATCCGCAAGCATTACCCATGTGGCTGGAGGTTAATGGCCATCGCTACCAGAACGGTAATACGGCCACCATGATTTACGGAGTGCGTTACCTTGTAGCCTACCTGTCGCAGTTCATGTCGCTGCAGCCGGGCGACATTATTTCCACCGGCACGCCGCCGGGTGTTGGGTTGGGGCAAAAGCCGCCCGTCTACCTGAAACCGGGTGACGTGGTGACGCTTGGCATCGAGGGCTTGGGGCAGCAACGCCAGAACGTTCTCCAGGGTTAG
- a CDS encoding ABC transporter permease — protein MRAIVFDPNNRVAVLVTRLALLFGVLFLWWICTSQKWLSPFFFGDPLGVAHRIVEWTVTGSVFRHLYTTLLETMLAFAIGTVSGLACGLWLALNPFLAVVFDPFIKAMNSMPRLIFAPIFALWFGLGIWSKVALGVTLVFFVVFFNVFQGVREVSPAVLSNTRMLGANARQLMRHVYLPSATSWVFSSLHNAIGIAFVGSVVGEYLGSEKGVGYLILLAEGVFDINSVIAGILVLTLFALLLDTAVSLVEDYLLRWRPVAGQTVAASA, from the coding sequence ATGCGCGCAATCGTGTTTGACCCAAACAATCGCGTTGCTGTTCTTGTCACGCGGCTCGCACTCCTGTTCGGCGTTCTGTTCCTGTGGTGGATCTGCACCAGTCAGAAATGGTTGTCGCCTTTTTTCTTCGGCGATCCGTTGGGCGTTGCGCATCGCATCGTCGAATGGACTGTGACCGGCTCGGTGTTTCGCCACCTGTACACAACGCTGCTCGAAACCATGCTGGCGTTCGCGATCGGTACGGTGTCCGGTCTGGCTTGCGGTCTATGGCTCGCGCTCAATCCGTTCCTCGCGGTCGTGTTCGATCCATTTATAAAGGCCATGAATTCCATGCCGCGACTGATCTTTGCACCGATCTTCGCGCTTTGGTTTGGCCTCGGCATCTGGTCCAAGGTGGCGCTGGGCGTGACGCTCGTCTTCTTCGTTGTCTTCTTTAACGTCTTCCAGGGGGTGCGCGAGGTCAGCCCTGCGGTGTTGTCCAACACCCGAATGCTGGGCGCCAATGCGCGTCAGCTAATGCGGCACGTGTATCTCCCTTCGGCGACGAGCTGGGTGTTCTCAAGCTTGCACAACGCGATCGGCATCGCGTTTGTTGGAAGCGTGGTCGGTGAGTATCTAGGCTCGGAGAAGGGCGTAGGGTATCTGATTCTGCTGGCAGAGGGCGTGTTCGACATCAACTCGGTTATCGCTGGCATTCTGGTGTTGACCTTATTTGCACTGTTGCTCGATACAGCGGTATCCCTCGTCGAGGACTACCTTCTGCGCTGGCGTCCTGTCGCCGGGCAGACCGTGGCCGCGAGCGCATGA
- the leuC gene encoding 3-isopropylmalate dehydratase large subunit has product MQSDQAMGGPRTLYDKIWDAHRVMTRDDGQDLLFIDRHFVHDVTAQSFDMLRERGLKPRSPDRIFGTADHYVSSAANDMASVADPERRAMITALQRDTAESRITLFDMDDSRRGIVHVVGPEQGLSLPGMTVVCADSHTSTHGALGALAFGIGATEVAHVLATQCLWQRKSGNMRVILDGKAGQGVTAKDLILAVIARIGVAGAAGHVIEYAGSAVAGLSMEGRLTLCNMTIEAGGRAGMIAPDDTTFGYLSDRPYAPAGEQWDRAMAHWRELFTDAGAVFDREVHIDVADIAPMVTWGTTPEYACAIDHRVPDPAEEADPDLRASMLRALEYMGLKPHEALEGVAIDRVFIGSCTNGRIEDLRSAAEVARGRRVAPGVEAWVVPGSHLVRAQAEAEGLDHVFREAGFEWRFPGCSMCLATNGDVAAPGQRCASTSNRNFVGRQGPGVRTHLMSPSMAAAAAVMGHLTDVRLLLGA; this is encoded by the coding sequence ATGCAATCTGACCAAGCCATGGGTGGTCCGAGAACCCTTTACGACAAGATCTGGGACGCTCACCGGGTGATGACGCGTGACGATGGGCAGGACCTGCTGTTCATAGACCGGCATTTCGTTCACGACGTCACTGCACAATCGTTTGACATGTTGCGTGAGCGTGGACTCAAACCGCGCTCGCCCGATCGCATCTTCGGCACGGCCGACCACTACGTTTCCAGCGCGGCGAACGATATGGCGTCCGTGGCAGACCCCGAGCGGCGAGCCATGATCACGGCCTTGCAACGTGATACCGCGGAGTCGCGCATCACGCTGTTCGATATGGATGACTCGCGGCGCGGAATCGTGCATGTCGTCGGACCCGAGCAAGGTTTAAGTCTGCCTGGCATGACCGTCGTCTGCGCCGACAGCCACACGTCGACGCACGGCGCGCTCGGGGCGCTGGCATTCGGCATCGGCGCAACCGAGGTGGCGCACGTGCTCGCCACACAATGCCTCTGGCAGCGCAAATCGGGCAACATGCGCGTCATCCTCGACGGAAAGGCGGGTCAGGGCGTTACTGCTAAAGACTTGATTCTCGCCGTGATTGCGCGGATTGGCGTGGCTGGCGCGGCAGGCCACGTAATCGAGTACGCCGGCTCGGCTGTCGCGGGCCTATCGATGGAAGGACGGTTGACGCTATGCAACATGACGATCGAGGCGGGCGGCCGTGCCGGAATGATCGCTCCCGACGACACTACTTTCGGTTATCTGTCTGACCGCCCTTATGCCCCTGCAGGCGAGCAGTGGGATCGGGCGATGGCGCACTGGCGCGAGCTTTTTACCGACGCAGGCGCGGTGTTCGATCGCGAGGTGCATATCGACGTGGCTGATATCGCTCCCATGGTGACATGGGGAACCACGCCCGAATACGCGTGCGCAATCGACCACCGCGTGCCCGATCCTGCGGAGGAGGCCGACCCCGATCTCCGTGCGTCAATGTTGCGGGCACTTGAGTACATGGGGCTGAAGCCTCACGAGGCGCTGGAAGGCGTCGCGATCGATAGGGTTTTCATCGGCTCATGCACCAACGGACGGATTGAGGACCTGCGCAGCGCGGCCGAGGTCGCGCGCGGTCGCCGCGTTGCACCTGGCGTCGAGGCATGGGTGGTGCCCGGATCGCACCTGGTACGCGCGCAGGCCGAAGCCGAAGGGCTGGATCACGTGTTCAGGGAAGCCGGTTTCGAGTGGCGCTTCCCCGGCTGTTCGATGTGCCTTGCAACCAACGGCGATGTCGCTGCCCCCGGCCAGCGCTGTGCCTCTACCTCGAACCGCAATTTCGTGGGCCGTCAGGGGCCGGGCGTGCGCACACACCTGATGAGCCCGTCCATGGCTGCTGCCGCTGCAGTGATGGGTCATCTGACGGACGTGCGCCTCCTCTTGGGAGCCTGA
- a CDS encoding ABC transporter substrate-binding protein, translated as MITVRRLLLPLLAACAAFLSQSGASAASAPEKPKLSLAAAGVGFPYLPFVIAESRGYFKQAGLDVEIGVFSGGAKALQAMLGGSADIVAGAYSNTITMAAKGQKLVSFVTLASCPGWVFGVTRASHDKVKTYADLKGKRIGVSSPGSSFHMGVNYLLNRAGLKPGDVSIIGVGSSAGAIAAARSGQIDALMSNDPVATVLQGSGDLFPLAVMRDPAGTRATLGGDYPEASVYTTREFAARYPNTVQAVTNAILEAERWMAHATPEQVAAAVPPQYALADKAVFAQAYGNMQNCISRDGLMTDAAAHTVRDVLAAFDPDIGKAPIDLKATYDNRFVENAIKH; from the coding sequence GTGATAACGGTCAGGCGCCTGCTGTTGCCATTACTAGCCGCTTGCGCGGCCTTCCTGAGCCAGTCGGGCGCGAGCGCGGCGTCTGCGCCAGAGAAACCGAAGCTCAGCCTTGCGGCTGCAGGCGTGGGCTTCCCCTATCTTCCGTTCGTCATTGCGGAAAGTCGGGGATACTTCAAGCAGGCTGGACTGGATGTCGAGATTGGCGTGTTCAGCGGCGGCGCGAAGGCTCTGCAGGCGATGTTAGGCGGCAGCGCCGATATCGTCGCGGGCGCTTATTCCAACACGATCACGATGGCGGCGAAGGGGCAGAAGCTGGTGTCGTTCGTGACCCTGGCCTCGTGTCCGGGCTGGGTATTTGGTGTGACCCGCGCCAGCCACGACAAGGTGAAGACGTATGCGGACCTCAAGGGAAAACGCATCGGAGTAAGCTCACCCGGTTCCAGCTTCCACATGGGCGTCAACTATCTGCTAAACAGGGCCGGCCTCAAACCGGGTGATGTCTCAATCATTGGCGTTGGTTCGTCTGCTGGTGCGATTGCCGCAGCACGCAGCGGGCAGATTGATGCATTGATGAGCAACGACCCGGTCGCAACCGTACTGCAGGGCAGTGGTGACCTTTTTCCTCTGGCTGTGATGCGTGATCCGGCCGGGACTCGCGCGACGCTGGGCGGCGACTATCCGGAAGCTTCCGTCTACACCACCAGGGAATTCGCAGCCAGGTATCCGAATACCGTGCAAGCGGTGACGAATGCCATCCTGGAGGCCGAGCGCTGGATGGCGCATGCGACGCCTGAGCAGGTTGCCGCCGCAGTGCCGCCGCAATACGCGCTGGCCGACAAGGCTGTGTTCGCCCAAGCCTACGGCAACATGCAGAACTGCATTTCGCGCGACGGCCTGATGACGGACGCCGCCGCGCACACCGTACGCGATGTGCTCGCCGCCTTCGATCCCGACATCGGCAAGGCCCCAATCGACCTGAAAGCCACGTACGACAACCGCTTCGTCGAGAATGCCATCAAGCACTGA
- a CDS encoding ABC transporter substrate-binding protein encodes MKLKFAIALCAAFELGCGSVAAVAKDVPEKPELHIAAASVGITYLPMLVAVQRGYFKDEGLDVHIAAFSGGSKTLEALLGGSSDMVAGAYSNTITMATKGQHLVTIAAQVNCPGWIFGVSQKRQAEVKSTKDLKGMRIGVSAPGSSTHMALNYILHKAGLQPSDVSIIGVGQAAGAVAAVRAGQIDALIVNDPSATILTKDGSLKPLENMRTAEGNVKVFGSDYPESSLFATQDFINKNPKTVQAVANAIVRAEKWIAKATPQQVADNVPPEYLGENKALYADAFTNSRRCIAQNGEITAKGAQTVRDVLSAFDPNVAAAKIDLSSTYDNRFVEKAAEIQP; translated from the coding sequence ATGAAGCTGAAATTTGCCATCGCGCTTTGTGCCGCGTTCGAGCTTGGCTGCGGTTCTGTCGCGGCCGTGGCCAAGGATGTGCCTGAAAAACCCGAACTTCACATTGCGGCGGCCTCCGTCGGCATCACGTATCTGCCGATGCTCGTCGCCGTGCAACGCGGCTACTTCAAGGACGAAGGGTTAGATGTGCACATCGCTGCCTTCTCAGGGGGTTCCAAGACATTAGAGGCGTTGTTGGGAGGGAGCTCCGACATGGTAGCGGGCGCCTATTCAAACACCATCACGATGGCTACCAAGGGGCAGCACCTGGTGACGATCGCAGCGCAGGTCAATTGTCCAGGCTGGATCTTCGGCGTGTCCCAGAAGCGCCAGGCCGAAGTCAAGTCGACGAAGGACCTGAAGGGTATGCGTATCGGCGTGAGTGCGCCGGGCTCCAGCACACATATGGCACTGAACTACATCCTGCACAAGGCGGGGCTTCAGCCATCGGACGTATCCATCATCGGTGTTGGTCAGGCTGCGGGAGCCGTAGCGGCAGTGAGGGCGGGCCAGATCGATGCGCTGATCGTCAATGATCCGAGCGCCACAATCCTGACGAAGGACGGCAGCCTCAAACCGTTGGAGAACATGCGTACCGCAGAGGGTAACGTCAAGGTGTTCGGGTCGGATTATCCGGAGTCGAGCCTGTTTGCGACTCAGGATTTCATCAATAAGAATCCGAAGACGGTACAGGCGGTCGCCAATGCGATCGTGCGCGCGGAGAAGTGGATCGCCAAAGCCACGCCCCAGCAAGTCGCGGACAATGTGCCGCCTGAGTACCTGGGCGAGAACAAGGCACTGTATGCCGATGCCTTCACAAATAGCCGCCGGTGCATCGCACAGAACGGGGAGATTACGGCCAAAGGTGCACAGACCGTGCGTGATGTGCTGTCGGCGTTCGACCCGAACGTGGCGGCGGCCAAAATTGATCTCTCCTCGACCTATGACAACCGGTTTGTCGAGAAAGCGGCGGAGATCCAGCCATGA
- a CDS encoding ABC transporter ATP-binding protein — translation MSTAPCNIVVDRGQTAMREALRFDNVTCTFAGNGKNAQTYTAVSGGNLAIGDGEFVSIVGPTGCGKSTLLNVAAGLTRPSSGSLSVFGEKLTNGLNKQAAYLFQVDALMPWKTAEENIAMGLIFRGTPHDEALKVAHEWLERVGLHGHGKKYPHQMSGGMRKRAGLAQALALNPRIILMDEPFSALDIQTRHLMENELLRLWSHDRKSVMFVTHDLEEAISLSDRVIVLSAGPGTRPIAEFEIDLVRPREMSEIRMTQRFLQLHTQIWDVLRGEVLKSYARNRV, via the coding sequence ATGAGCACTGCGCCGTGCAATATCGTCGTTGATCGTGGCCAGACTGCAATGCGTGAGGCTTTGCGCTTTGACAATGTAACCTGCACTTTCGCCGGCAATGGCAAGAACGCTCAGACCTACACGGCCGTTTCCGGCGGCAATCTGGCGATCGGCGACGGAGAGTTCGTCTCGATAGTTGGACCTACGGGGTGTGGCAAGTCCACGTTGCTGAATGTGGCAGCCGGGCTCACCCGGCCATCGTCGGGCAGCTTGAGCGTGTTCGGCGAGAAGCTGACCAATGGCCTGAACAAGCAAGCTGCCTACCTGTTCCAGGTCGACGCACTCATGCCGTGGAAGACGGCCGAAGAGAACATCGCCATGGGCCTCATCTTCCGTGGCACGCCCCACGATGAGGCGCTGAAGGTGGCGCACGAATGGCTTGAGCGGGTGGGTTTGCACGGCCACGGCAAAAAGTATCCGCACCAGATGTCGGGTGGCATGCGCAAGCGTGCCGGCCTGGCGCAAGCACTGGCGCTGAATCCTCGCATCATCCTGATGGACGAACCCTTCAGTGCGCTGGACATCCAGACCAGGCACCTGATGGAAAACGAGCTACTGCGGCTGTGGTCGCACGACCGCAAGTCTGTGATGTTCGTGACCCACGATCTCGAAGAGGCTATTTCCTTATCGGACCGCGTCATCGTGCTGTCGGCAGGGCCCGGTACGCGGCCTATCGCGGAGTTTGAAATCGACCTTGTGCGTCCACGCGAAATGTCAGAAATCCGTATGACGCAGCGTTTCCTGCAACTGCACACCCAGATCTGGGACGTGCTTCGAGGGGAGGTTCTGAAAAGCTATGCGCGCAATCGTGTTTGA
- a CDS encoding helix-turn-helix domain-containing protein: protein MKASCIRHVGLFVVFWKGTIADRDDENHQCRCSRRRDKTCQTDRDFVGAFEKGFAVIEAFNASEVALTAAVVAEKTGLTRAGARRYLLTLTKLGYAEFEGKFFRLTPRILKLGYAYLSGASLTKLAQPILEVIGERMNEVHRSRCSMATRLYLSAAHPRRASRRCRSASARGYPPTARLPAAC, encoded by the coding sequence GTGAAAGCATCATGCATCAGGCACGTCGGCTTGTTCGTGGTCTTTTGGAAAGGCACCATCGCCGATCGCGATGACGAGAATCATCAATGTCGATGTTCTCGTCGACGCGACAAAACTTGCCAGACGGACCGCGATTTCGTCGGCGCGTTCGAGAAGGGGTTTGCCGTCATTGAGGCATTCAATGCTTCGGAGGTCGCGCTCACAGCGGCAGTCGTCGCCGAGAAGACGGGACTTACGCGTGCCGGGGCACGCCGTTATCTGCTGACGCTCACAAAGCTTGGCTACGCGGAGTTCGAAGGCAAATTTTTTCGCCTGACGCCGCGTATCCTGAAGCTCGGCTATGCCTACTTGTCGGGCGCGTCGCTGACAAAACTCGCACAGCCGATCCTCGAGGTGATCGGCGAACGCATGAATGAGGTCCATCGCTCACGCTGCTCGATGGCGACGAGGTTGTATTTGTCGGCCGCTCATCCGCGACGTGCATCGCGTCGGTGTCGATCGGCATCGGCACGCGGCTACCCGCCTACTGCGCGGCTTCCGGCCGCGTGCTGA